GGCTCCATGAAGCCGACACTGACGGTCGGGGACTTCTCCCGGATCACGCACCTGAGCATTAAGACGCTGCGCCACTACCACCAGGTCGGCCTGCTGGACCCCGACCATATCGACCCCGACACCGGCTACCGCTACTACACGCCCGATCAGATCCCCACCGCCCAGGTCATCCGCCGACTGCGCGACCTGGACATGCCCATCGCCGACGTCAAGGCCGTACTGAGCACCTCGGATGCCACGGCACGCGGCGAGGTGATCGCGACCCACCTCGACCGCCTGGAAGCCGAACTGGCCCACACCCGTGCCGCCGTGACGTCCCTGCGCAACCTGCTGGAGCGTCCCTCCGGCGCCCCCGTGCAGCACCGCACGGTGGCGCCCTGCCCGGCAGTGGGGATCACCGCCGAGTTGGACCGCAGCGACCTGCTGGCCTGGTGGCAGGGCGCCCTGGCCGAACTGCACGCCGCCGTCCAGACCCAGGACCTGAAGCCGACCGGCCCCAGCGGCGGCCTGTACGCGAGTGAGATCTTCCAGGAGGACCACGGCCGGGCCACGGTCTTCATCCCTGTGGAGGGTGACGTACGCTCCATCGGCCGGGTCGAGCCCATGGTGGTCCCGGCCGCGGAACTGGCGGTCATCACCCACCGCGGCTCACTCGCCGACGCCGACCTCACCTATGGCGAACTCGGCGCCTACACCACCCACCACGAGATCAGCGTCGCCGGCCCGCTCCGCGAGTACTACGTGCGCGACGCCCGCGAGAGCCCCGACCCCACACACTGGGTCACCGAGATCGGCTGGCCGATCTTCCGAGCCGACCACCAGGAGAGTTAAGGCGAATTGATGATCAGCTGAGTGCTCCTGGAGTGTGGTGGCTTGTCGGTTCGGGGCGGTCGTCGTGGTGTGGGCGGGCGCTTCGCTCCGCCCGGTTTGTCTGTCCACCCACCCACCCGTTGCGTTGGCGGGGTGGGCTGGAGTTTCAAGATCTCGCCTCCGGCGCGGGCCCTTCCCTCGGAGAGTGCCGGGTCCTCGTGGGTGCTGGCGTTGGCGGGGCGGGCTGGGGTTCGGGGTGGTCGGGTGCCGGGTGTGTGCTCTCTCCTCGGCCGGTCCCCGGAGGCAATCAGGAACCTGCCGGGAGCTCAAGCGGCGGTGACTTGGGTCGATGCTCGATTCTGCAGGGCGCCGCTTGACCTCCCGGCAGAACCCTGATCGGGCTTCGCCTGCCCGACCGAGGAGAGAGCACACCCCCTGAGGGAGTGGTGCGGGCTGCGCTCGGGCCGGGTTCTGTCCGGTGGCCTGGTCGTGCTCGGTGCGGAAGGATTCTGCATCGCCCTGGTGTGATTGTCCCGGTGGTCATGCGAGGCGCGGGATCGCGTGGCTCGGTCGTGCGCTGAGGGGAATTCCTGCATCTCGTACGTGCTGGACGGTGACGATTCCGTGCGGCATGCGGCCCGGGATCTTCCGATCCGGCGTCGTACGCTCCGACGGGCGCGTCCCTTGGTCACCTCCACCACCCCTCCCGCCACAAGTCCCAAGTCCCGACAACCTCCGTACGCTTCCATGCTAGACGCCGCCACCGACAAAAGCCGTATATCTGGCTTTTACTGGATAAGGAAGATTCCGGAGATTTAAGGGGAACTCGGGCGTGCTCCCCGGCGTTGAAGGACTAGAGAAGAAAACAGCGGCTCAGACGGCGATGCCAGATCTCACATCAGGCGTGGCCGGACCACCGGCCCCGCCGCGCGGATCGATGATCGAGATGGTCGGATCAGGGTGATGCAGAATCCTTCCGGATCGAGCGCGGCCCGGCCACAGGGAGGGACCCGGGCCCGAGCGCCGCTCAAACCACTCCCCCAGGGGGTGTGCTCTCTCCTCGGTCGGGCAGGCGAAGCCCGATCAGGGTTCTGCCGGGAGGTCAAGCGGCGCGATGCAGAATCGAGCATCAGCGGAAACCGCCGCCGCTTGAGCTCCCGGCGGGTTCCTGATTGCCTCCGGGGACCGACCGGGGAGAGAGCACACACCCGCAACCCGGCCACCCCGGACCACAGCCCGCCCCACCAAAGCCAGCACCCCACAGACTCCGGCATCCCTCTCCGAGGGAAGGGCCTGCCAGCGGCGCCTTTCGATCTTGAAACCCGAGCCCGCCCCGCCAACGCAACGGGTGGGTGGGTGGTCAGACGAAACGGGCGACGCGAAGCGGCCGCCCACACCCCGACAACCACCCCGACCCGGCAAGGCACCACGCCCCAGGAACACTCAGCCGATCATCAATGCGCAGTAGGTGTCTCGATGACGCGCGCCCCTGGTACTCAGCGTGCTGCTCCACTGTTTGCGGAGACCTGCAGGGAGGAGGTGTCGACGGCCTCGAAGTCAGAGCCGGTGAGAGCGGAGAGCGCGGAGAGTTCGTCGTTGTTCCAGCGCTGGTCCTGGGTGCCGCTGATGTACCAGGCGGAACCGTTGTCCGCGACGATCGCACCGTAGGTCTTCAGCGCCTGCGCGACGACTCTGGCCTCCGGCGGCAGGCCGGAGATGTCCACGTCGGCCTTCAGCCTCAGCCGCAGACCCATCGGCGGCAGATCGGGGTCGGTGTCGGAGGACGCGTCGTGTCGGGCCGGCCACAGGTATGCGGCCTGCGACTTGGGCACGGTGATGCGCAGCGCGTGGTCGATCGCGCCCGCCGCGGCCTCGTCGTACCGGGCCAGCCCGGGCAGGATCGGCAGACCCGCCGCGTCGGCGGACGTCCATCCGGCCGGACGCAACGCGTCCGAGTTCAGGTTGAAGACCGCGCCGGATCCGGCGTGCCACGCGCCGCCGGACGACGCCGTGGCATCGTAGAGCTCGTAGTCGCGGCAGTCGCTCGGGTCCAGCGCGATGACGTGTCGGTCCCCGTCGGACTGCGCGCCGCCCTCGATCGACGCGCCGGCCGGAATCGGGTAGGGCCCCGGGTCGCTCTCATCGGCGTAGTCGAAGGAGACGTGGGCCGGGCTCGTGCCGGGCGGAATCAGCGTGATCGGCATGCCGATCGGTTCGCCGTCCCAGGTTCCGGAGCCGAAGTCGGCGTGCACATGGCTCTGCGCGCCGATGTTCGCGACGTAAGCGCTCGAGCGGGAGGCGACCGGCAGCGTGTCGACCTTGGCGCGCCAGATGCTGTCGGCCGGCGCCACCGGACAACCGTCCAACGTCGACGCCAACTGACCACGGGCGGCCGCCGAAGGGGATGCCGAAGCCCGCGCTGCCGAACGGGAGGGCGTCGGCGTCGAACTCGGCGTGCCGACCTGCGCGGATACCGTCACGACCGCCACGGTCCGGTTCGTCTCGGCCGCGGCCGGATCGACAGGTGGCGCGCTCGGATTCCCGCCCGAGCTCATGACCACGGCGGCGACCACGGCCAGGCACGCGACTGCGCCGACCGCAGCCAGAACGGCACGGCGCCGAGCCGGACGTCGCCGGCTGCGACCTCTGTGACCAGACATGATCCGGGACCCCATTCCGCGAGACGCGCGCACGCATAAAAGAGTTCTAACGGCGGAGCGGGCCGCCCGGCCGCGAGGCCGTACGGCATGGTAGCCCACCGGCAGGGGCCGACCCGCGCACGGGACGACGTCACGCCGGCGCTCGTTCCGGTGCTGCTGATGGGGCAGATGCAGCAGGTACGACAGATGTGGCGGATGCGGCGTATCTGCTTACCCCGGCAGAAATTCCGCAGAACACGTTGAACCGCCGCCACTCCCACTCCGTGTAGCAGGATGCTGACTCACCGAGTCGGTGTATCCGCCCCCGGAGCGCCCCGGGCCGTCAGCGCCGACGTCCCCGGGGTCCGCCCGGTCCCGTCCGCCGACCCCCTCGGCGGACCCACACGGAAACGGTCATACCGGATGCAGAATCTCAAGTCGATGCACGGGCACGCCATCTCGCTCTACCGCGCGGTGTTCGGGCTGCTGTTCGCCTGCCACGGCGCGGCGACCCTCTTCGGGGTCTTCGGCGGAGCGGTGGGCAGCCGCGGCGGCACCCTTTCGCCGCTGGACTGGCCCGGCGGCACCGCCGCGCTGATCGAGCTGGTCGGGGGCGTCTTCGTCCTGGTCGGCCTGGCCACCCGTACCAGCGCGGTGGTCTCCTCGGGCTCGATGGCCTACGCGTACTTCACCGTGCACGTCAGCCACGGCCTGCTCCCGATCCAGAACGGCGGCGAACTGGCCGTCCTGTTCTGCTGGGGGCTCCTGATGGTCGCGATCCTGGGCCCAGGCCCGCTGTCCCTGGACGCGGCCATCGGCCGCCTGCGCGCACCCGGCACCACCACGACGGCACTGCGCGCGGAGACACAGGAGAGTTGATCAGCTCGTGAGGCCCGGCCGGCCGACGTGGCAGCGTCGCCACGTCGGCCGGCCGCGGTCATCCACGTCGGCCAGGCGGCATGTCGGGTCGCACTTCAGGGGACATATCAGGGTTCGTCTAGACCTGCCCGCGCCTCCCGCTCGGCGGCGACCTCCTGTGCCCAGAGCTCGTGCTCCTGCTCGGCCCACCAGCGCGGGACGCTGCCCCAGCGCATCCCGGCCCGCGCGTGCCGGTCGCGCATCGCGAAGTAGACGTGGCCGATGATGTCGAAGCCGATGGCCAAGGCGAGCCAGTCGTGGACGAACGTCGCGCCGGTACGCATCGACACACCGACGAGGCCCTGGAACCACATCATGACCCCGGTACCGGCCATGACCAGAATCGCCCCGCACAGGAACGCGGCGTTCAGCTTCTGCCCGGCGTTGAACTTGCCGACCTTCAGCTCGTGCCGCTCGACGCTCCCGGACCGCCAGGCACGGTGCCTGAACCAGGCCCGATCCTGATCGGTGTGCCGGTTCAGTCGGCGCGCATCGGCGCGGTAGGCCTTCGAGAACACGCCGGCCGCCATCGGGACCGGCAGTGCGAAGCCGCAGTACAGGTGCACCAGGGCGACGAACTGCCGGTGTCCCGTGTAGATCGCCAGCTGGCCGTTGTAGAGGATCGCGCCGGTCGCGATGAGCGCGAGCATCAACCCGGTCGTGGCCCAATGGACGTAGCGCTCCGCCCGAGTGAAACGCTCGATGAGCTCGCCGTCAGGTGGTGGGAGCATCGTTCCTCCCGTTCGACTCGCCGACCCAGCCGTCCACCGCGTAGCCGAAGCCCTCCCAGTAGCCAGGCTCAACCCGGTCCACGACCTGGATCTCCGAGAGCCACTTGATGCTCTTGTACCCGTACATCGGCGCCGTGTACAGCCGAACCGGCCCGCCGTGGTCGTGCGACACCGGCCCGTTCAACATCCGCAGCGCCACGAGCATGTCGGGCTCCCGCGCCTGATTCAGCGTCAGGGACTCGGTGTAGACACCGTCGAACGACACGAAGCGCAGCGCCTTGGCCCGAGGATCGACGCCCGACGCGTCCAGCAGCGTGCTCAACCGGACGCCGCTCCAGGGCACCTGCGGCACGCGCCAGCCGGTGACGCATTGGAAGTCGGCGACGATATCGGTCTGCGGGAGAGCGGCGAGGTCGGTCAGCGAGTAGCGCCGCGTCTTCTCCACGAGACCGGTGACGCTGAGCCGGTAGGTCGCCGGATCGGCCGCGGGGACCGAGCCGGTGACCGAGTAATACCGGAAATTGTCGCCGAACGGGAGGATGCTCAGCAGACCGGTGGGGTCGTGCGCGGCGACCTTGGCCAGAGTGTCGCTGACGGTCCTGCCGGTCACGACCCCCGCGGCCCCGAGAGCCATGATCGACAGGACGACGCGGCGGCCGATCGGCCGGCCGGCATCCGCGTGCGCAGCCGCATCCGCATCCGCAGCCGCATCCGGAGGATCGCCGGGCCGCCCATCGGAACCGCCGCCTGCCGCCATCCTGGTCACCGCTTTCCGCTACGCACCCGCCACGCCCACCCGACCAAGGCGACTCCGACGAGTACCACCACCACACCCAGCACCGTGTACTGGGAGTGGCCAGTCATCACCGACCCGTGCATCGTGCCACTGCCCTGCGCGATCCACACACCTCCGACCGCGATCAGGATCAAGCCGATCACACCACGAACCCACACCGTACGCTCCGTTCACGAGCAAGTCGCCGGCCGAATGCCGACGCCTTCGCCCTCTCCACGTACCGCCGGCGAACTTCGTTCATCCAGGCACGCTACCGCCTTAGGCGACCCGTGCCAGCGAGGACGTCGACCGGCCGCTCGTCGCCGACCGCCTTGACTCTCAGGCTGCTTGAGAATCCATAGTGGCGAATATGAACGAGCTCTACTCCATCGGCGATGTCGCCCGCCGCACCGGCCTGAGCGTCAGCACGATCAGGTTCTACGCCGATCAGGGCGTCGTCGCGCCCACCGGCCTGACCGAGGGCGGCTTCCGCCAGTACGACGTGCACGCCATCGTGCGGCAGCACACCACGGCGGAGCAGGTCAGCCTGATGCACAAGCTCGTGTCGATGTCTGACGACGAGCGCGACCGGCTGATCAGCGAGTTCTGGGATTTCGTGACCGACGGCCTGGACGTGCATCCCGGCTTCGTCGAGCGGCTGCACCATCGGCGTCCGCACCTGCCCGAGGAACCGTCCACGGAGCAGTTGGAGGCCTGGATCGAACTGGCCGAGATCGTGCAGGACAAGGAGGTCCGCACGGCGGTGCGCGACTTCCTGCACCGCACCTTCGACACCGAGCAGGGCCGGCTGGTGGTCTCACCGGACATGGCGGCCCATGTGGAGAAGCAATGCAGGCTCCTGCTGGAAGCACGCGCCGCCTGGCAGGCGGGCGTGTCCGCGGATTCGGCGCAGGCCCGCGACCTCCCCGAGCGTGTAGCCGCCGGCTCGGCCGAACTGGTCGCCGCCATGACCGGGCGCTACGACATCGACGAGGCCCGGCGGCGCATCGTCGAGTTCGACGGCAAGGGGGCTCGACGGCAGACGAGCAGCACGGCCGGACTCACGCAGCTGAACCGGTATCACGTCCTGGTGGCGACGACCGCCGGCCTGCATCAAGCAATAGAGTGTGGGCCGTCGGGCGCTCACGGCGCTCAAGGGGGAGGAACTCATGCAGGGTTACGGCAGGCGGCCTGTTGCCCCTCTTACTCGTCCCGGTGTGGGCACCTGGACAGCCCTGCTCCTGTTCGGCATCGTCTCGTGGTGGGGACTGTGGGGTACGGCGGTTGAGCATGTTGACGTTCCCAATGGCTTCGATTGGCTCTGCTCGGTCTCGCTCGTCGGGATCGCCGTCTCGCGCTGGCTCACGCGGTACGGTGCAGATCGGCTCAACTACACGCAGCCCGGCCGCGAGAGGTGGTTCAACTCGGGGAGGGCGATCGAGGTGGGCGTCGTTCTCCTCGTTCCCGGCGCCGCCTGCTGGCTCGCGATGAAGATCATTGCGGCTCACCGGCGGGCAGGGACCCAGCGTGCCGTTGTTTCCATCCTGTGGGCGCTGTGGGCTCTGTCCGGCGCAGCGGGACTGGCTACGGCCGCGAACCCGGCGGCCCTGTTCGTGGCGAGCCTGATCAACGCAGCAGCCATCGGGACCCTGATGTTGCTGGAAACCAAGCCTGGCCGCCAAAACGAGAGTCGTCTCGCTGCCAACTGGTAGCCCTCACGCAGGGCCGCGGCGAGCATCAACTGTCGAAGCCGCCTCACCTGTCCCACTCCCGGTTTCCGCGAGTGCACGCAGGATCTCCGCGCTTTCCGCGTCCGCGGGATAGTAGGACTCGATGGAGAGTTCCTCGAGGGTGACGTCCTGCGCCGTGCCGAAGGTCGTGATCGTGGAGATCAGGCTCACCCGGCGGTCCTGGAAACTGAAGATCATCGGCACTGCCACGTCGAGGGGCGGCGTTCCGTGAAGGGCTTCGGGCTCACGGTGCGCGAAGAACTCGTCGTAGAGCGCGCCGATCTCGGGATCGCCGGTCTTCGCGAGCTGACGCGAGAGCCGCGCCCGGAAGAGCGCGCGCACCTCGGGGAGGTTGAGGATGCGCGGCGCCAGGCCTCGGGGGTCGAAGCCCAGCCTCACCATGTTGACCGGAGGGCTGAGCAGCGCGGGATCCACGTTCGCGAGGAAGAAGTCGACCGGCGCGTTGGCCAGGACGATGTTCCAGCGTCGATCCACGATGAGCGCCGGATAGGGTTCGTGCGCGCGCAGGATCCTGGCCAGGGCGTCTCGAACAGCGGACATATCCGGCCCGTCGAGCAGACGCTCGCGGTACTTCGGCGCGAATCCGGCGGCGACCAGCAGGCGGTTGCGCTCGCGCAGCGGCACCTCGAGGCAATCCGCGAGCCGGAGGACCATGGCCGCGCTCGGGTTCGACCGGCCCGTCTCGACGAGGCTGACGTAGCGCTGCGATACGTCCGCGGCCAGTGCGAGATCGAGCTGACTCAACCGGCGGGCTTGTCGCCAGCCGCGTAGAAGTCCCCCGACCGTCTCCATCCGTTCGACCCTATCGCCGCACCTGGGCGCGGTCTATGAAGTACGAGTTCATCGACAACGCCCCCGCGGCACGGTGATGCTCGTGGACATGAGCATCGACAACAACATCGCCATCACCACCACCACCGCCACCGCCGCCGCCACCGAAAACAAGCAGCTGATTCTCGACTGCCTCGCCCTGTACAGCCAGGGCAGGCTCGAGGACGTCGTGCCGCTGCTGCGCGAGGACTACACCGACCACGGCCTGCCGTTCCAGACGTCGTCGCGCGAGGCGTGGATCGCGACGGCGCGGACTCTTCCGTTGGCCGGAATGCGGATCGACATCCGCAGCCTCGTGGCGGACGGAGACAATGTGCTGATGCTCTCCCGCCGTCAGCTGCCCGCCGTCGGACTCGACATCGCCGTGGCCGACGTCTTCCGCGTCCAAGACGGGCGGATCGCCGAGCGCTGGGAGATCGTCGAACAGCTCGCGGCAGGCGCCGCGGACCCGCTTGCCGGCCTGGTATCCGACGCTGCGTGAGCTCCAGCATCGCAGCCGGGAGCCGTTGAAGCCCATCCGCACGGGGCCACGCTGTCGAGAACGGTCCCGCAGGTGAGCCCGCGGGACCGGTGGGCTGCGCGTCCGAGATGCGCCGTCGCTCATCTGGCCGACGCAGGCTCGCGCTCAGCCACTCCGGACGGTTCGATGGACGCATGATCGACTCGACGTTCAGCCGCGCCGACCCGAACGTGGTCCTGCGCGGCGGACCGCTCGACGGCCGGTGTGTCCACGTCGCGGCATGGGTCCCGATCAGGCTCGACGCCGACGGGTCCAGCGCGGTCTATCGACCGACCTCCGAACTCGACACCGAGTTCCCCACGCTCGCCATCTGGGTGTTCGACCACGCCGAGACGGTCTGAGCAGCGCAGCCGGCGCTCCCACGC
This genomic window from Actinospica robiniae DSM 44927 contains:
- a CDS encoding MerR family DNA-binding transcriptional regulator, which produces MNELYSIGDVARRTGLSVSTIRFYADQGVVAPTGLTEGGFRQYDVHAIVRQHTTAEQVSLMHKLVSMSDDERDRLISEFWDFVTDGLDVHPGFVERLHHRRPHLPEEPSTEQLEAWIELAEIVQDKEVRTAVRDFLHRTFDTEQGRLVVSPDMAAHVEKQCRLLLEARAAWQAGVSADSAQARDLPERVAAGSAELVAAMTGRYDIDEARRRIVEFDGKGARRQTSSTAGLTQLNRYHVLVATTAGLHQAIECGPSGAHGAQGGGTHAGLRQAACCPSYSSRCGHLDSPAPVRHRLVVGTVGYGG
- a CDS encoding MerR family transcriptional regulator, translating into MKPTLTVGDFSRITHLSIKTLRHYHQVGLLDPDHIDPDTGYRYYTPDQIPTAQVIRRLRDLDMPIADVKAVLSTSDATARGEVIATHLDRLEAELAHTRAAVTSLRNLLERPSGAPVQHRTVAPCPAVGITAELDRSDLLAWWQGALAELHAAVQTQDLKPTGPSGGLYASEIFQEDHGRATVFIPVEGDVRSIGRVEPMVVPAAELAVITHRGSLADADLTYGELGAYTTHHEISVAGPLREYYVRDARESPDPTHWVTEIGWPIFRADHQES
- a CDS encoding nuclear transport factor 2 family protein yields the protein MSIDNNIAITTTTATAAATENKQLILDCLALYSQGRLEDVVPLLREDYTDHGLPFQTSSREAWIATARTLPLAGMRIDIRSLVADGDNVLMLSRRQLPAVGLDIAVADVFRVQDGRIAERWEIVEQLAAGAADPLAGLVSDAA
- a CDS encoding helix-turn-helix domain-containing protein, with translation METVGGLLRGWRQARRLSQLDLALAADVSQRYVSLVETGRSNPSAAMVLRLADCLEVPLRERNRLLVAAGFAPKYRERLLDGPDMSAVRDALARILRAHEPYPALIVDRRWNIVLANAPVDFFLANVDPALLSPPVNMVRLGFDPRGLAPRILNLPEVRALFRARLSRQLAKTGDPEIGALYDEFFAHREPEALHGTPPLDVAVPMIFSFQDRRVSLISTITTFGTAQDVTLEELSIESYYPADAESAEILRALAETGSGTGEAASTVDARRGPA
- a CDS encoding molybdopterin-dependent oxidoreductase, whose translation is MALGAAGVVTGRTVSDTLAKVAAHDPTGLLSILPFGDNFRYYSVTGSVPAADPATYRLSVTGLVEKTRRYSLTDLAALPQTDIVADFQCVTGWRVPQVPWSGVRLSTLLDASGVDPRAKALRFVSFDGVYTESLTLNQAREPDMLVALRMLNGPVSHDHGGPVRLYTAPMYGYKSIKWLSEIQVVDRVEPGYWEGFGYAVDGWVGESNGRNDAPTT
- a CDS encoding cytochrome b/b6 domain-containing protein, which encodes MLPPPDGELIERFTRAERYVHWATTGLMLALIATGAILYNGQLAIYTGHRQFVALVHLYCGFALPVPMAAGVFSKAYRADARRLNRHTDQDRAWFRHRAWRSGSVERHELKVGKFNAGQKLNAAFLCGAILVMAGTGVMMWFQGLVGVSMRTGATFVHDWLALAIGFDIIGHVYFAMRDRHARAGMRWGSVPRWWAEQEHELWAQEVAAEREARAGLDEP
- a CDS encoding DoxX family protein; its protein translation is MQNLKSMHGHAISLYRAVFGLLFACHGAATLFGVFGGAVGSRGGTLSPLDWPGGTAALIELVGGVFVLVGLATRTSAVVSSGSMAYAYFTVHVSHGLLPIQNGGELAVLFCWGLLMVAILGPGPLSLDAAIGRLRAPGTTTTALRAETQES